taatggacgttaggtaTAATGGACAataggcataattttcaaaatgaaaattgaaataatcGATGTGAAAAGTGAGTTTACTTTTTCATTCTTGTGAAGGGTTTCAGAGATCAAAAGTGTGTCCTTGGAAATGCAGTTGCATTGCAGTTGTCCTATAGTTGTGAATCCCTTCTCAATTTCTTTTTTAAAACTGGATCAAATGATCAGCATGACAATGCTGTACAGGACCATTAGCTTTGTGGCAACTTCGGTGACCATAGAGCaaactcatgctgaaggtgtctgagtttgCTTCCTAGCTGATCCAGAATCTTTAAGTTTTCTTTCCTTGGCCATGAAGTATAATCGTGCTCGTGTATTGTGCACATATAATTCAAAATGACTTATTTGGCCAAAGCAAACTTTTGttcaataactgtggatgtgttCCTAGAAAACTAAGAAAAGAATTGGTGTTAAGGCGTAGTTCCAAGAATAAGAACGACACTGTACACGACTTGATGCTCATcttttgaatttgattgtacacatataactggcaaatttttcttcatagtAGGCATGTGATAATTTCCGTCAGTAGtcagaaatttggaaaattcttttTAAAAACCCCAAAAAAATAAGTTTCGGCCAGCCTGCAACTCAGAATTTCCAGTTATGCGTGAAATCGTTACTCTTCATCTTGGACAATGTGGCAACAAAATCGCCCAAACATTCTAGGAAACTATCTGCGAGGAGCACTGCCTAAACGAGCGCGGCCAGTTTATAGGGAAACACTTTCTGCCACTTCAACGGATCAACGTGTACTTTGAGGAAGCTCCCTGCTGCAATTTAGTACCAAGGGCAATCTTCGCCGATCTGGAGCCGGGTGCGATGGTCGGTTTGAAATGCAGCCGCTTCGGGCAGCTCTTTTCCCCGGAAAGTATGGTCAACGGGATGCTAGGAGCTGGGAACAATTGGGCCCGAGGCTACCACACGGAAGGCGCCGAAATGTTGGACAGGATCATGAATGTGGCCCGAAAATGGTGGAAGGTTGTGATTGTTCCCAGGGGTTCCAAATGGTGCATTCGATTGGCGGTGGAACCGGATCCGGATTGGGAACATTGATGATGGAGAATCTGAAGGATGAATATGGATgagtataatttttaatttctttatttctataattttacggtgagatactttaataacactatatatgatatattactatatattgggtattggggaggggtagcctaagggagttaattgaactgttgactggatgaaagtgcgtggggtcgccagccttttatcatgagaaaacagccttagtgttgtcttccaaaggtcttcaaagatattaactagccctgctacaacaaaccatcaggtagatcataccatcccggtatgattctgcagccataggtaatccttgcgctgatggtggctaaataatcatcatcatcatcatcatataactggcaaatttttcttcatagaTTATCCTTTCTTTATATCGGaggctgttcttcatagttATACTATCGACAATTATTGGAGTTAGTGCTGCTAatgttttaatcacaaaatttgTCTTCTTTCATGAATAAGTTGTTCTTCCGAGTCATACTAGTTCAATCAATGTTATTATTGCTGAAAATATTTCcatcatatattttctcttCTTAAAATCATAGGCTTCTTTATACTTATACAATTATCAATGGAGGTAAAGGCTGTTTAAAAAATCACCTTCTTTCATGAATgtttttccattaaaaaaaaatcatttcgatATGCTCCTGAATGATTATGTGGAACACTTGGAACTCAGATGGGTTGTAGGAGCTCTATGCAATAAAATCGGGAATATTGTTTTGAACTCAAACGGATCGCATGCTCAATGCTGTATACTGTGCTATATTAAATTTGAACTAGACTTCTGTGTCTGAATTATATACTAAATCAAATAAGGTTTATCAAAACTGatttaaaatcatcaaaaatggtTTGCAGAAGAGGCAAAGGAACTGTTCTTACTACAGTAGATTGATAAGCAGACTCGGCAATATGACGCCTAGATGATAGTTGTCACACTACCAGAAAATTATTGTTAAATATGATGTCTCCTATCATTACATAAATTCTCTACTTGACTCTTGGTTGTTGTCTTCGAGTTAATCATTTGCATTATAAGTATGAATATTATTATGGAAGATGTTATCTCTTTTAGAGCTAACGAATTTATGTAAAtaacaaacaaaaatcatatgctcactaaaataaatatcttctagaaacaaataacacttCGATTGTAAATCGCAAATACAAATGGACTTttataaaaattaattaaactgGATTTTAGAATGATAACAATTACCTTGATAACAATATTACTCCATATCTTGCGATAATGGGactcatttttaaatttcataacgccgaaaatagtaatttattacaaaccaaccaacccatcccttcgtaacgctttttgtatgaattatgCATTATTTTTATGAGTTGTCACATTTTAAGAATACTAATCCACTCTCATCAGCgtaaatggaatttgttaaatgaaaaccgaatattTCCAATCTAAGGCCGAGTTTCAAAAAAGACACAcacattattttatgccaaacgtccattatgcctaatgtctttatgcccAACGTACATTATGCGTAACATCCTTATGCCTAAAGtcctttatgcctaatggggtatactctctaaattccttcaacaattcgagatagaatgcttgaaaacagaaaaaaaacttcaaaccaTTTCAGGTAAGTTTCTAGAAGAATCCATGTCTATGGCAATACATGGGGATGTTCTTAGTGAATTTATTCTCAGTAGTTCTTAATGGTTCTAaattgttaactgagagctttatatGTCAATCAACCATTTCTGCatgtgtttatcgtgtggcaaggtATGAAAACACGCTAGCACCCTAGCAAGTCCAAAAATTCCAAccagaaaattttcttcaatagcTGCGTTTACCACTACTCTTGTAGAAGTGTCTtgcgaagaaaattttgaagagattTTATGGGAATCTCTCGTAGTAGCTTCTGGATGAATATCTGGAAAACATTTTAGAGGCATTCTGGCAAAAAAGAGCTTAGAGTGATTGTATGAGACATTCTGTGAAGAAGCTgaagaaaaatatctaaaaggaTATAAAGAGGAGCCCTAGgtggaaatcctgaagaattgGTGGAGCTATTCATTGCAAAATTCCTTGATGTATTCTTCGGAAAATTCCGGGGCGCATTTATTTAAAGATATGTTTTGAGATCCTTTGAATAAACCATTAGAGTTCCTTGAAGAAAGTCAGAAATCTTTAATCATGCAATTGTTTAAGAAGTGTGAATGCGTAAAATAACTCACAAAGAGTTTAAAGCAAAATTACTAGGGTAATTTGATACGTGACAATTTGATtatcttaaaatttttaatcattctgtgtgtttaagtagttcaatatcaaatatatcttgatgttaacacattcaaaatattgaaaatgcaaaagtttccGACAAAACACGTATGGCTAAATAGGGAATCACTATATCCATAACTGATACACTTTCCCTTGCATAGCAAACAAGTtgaatcaatcatttttttcgctgGCCCAGGGGATAAACGATTGTTGTACCAAATCCACCGGATACAATCTGGAAATGGCTCGATTTCTGTTAATTTGTTCGTCGTTAAATGTTTTTACTCCAGAAATAGTATTTCATAGCCAATTTAAAGCTTTTGCAACATTtccaagaacaatttgagttttcagttagtttgcaagatgtccaacTAAAATCTCTTTCATATATggtgaaaaataaaacattttacgatgttgttcttattttattgcatatatgataccatgatcgacggaatccatgaaaaattaatatactttgagacactggtgcaaaaaCTACAAAGATATTATAgaaaaaatcaagctgtccgaaactgtgGGACAGCAGGTGCTTGACCAAAATTGAAGTTTGTCCACATGTAGTTTCaaaatgatacaaaatacaaacttacttccaaattatgattaaatttgatcatgcttgcgtgatcgaAACTATTTTGCCATATGTATTTTTAGCGATTTTCTAACTTctctactttttcaaaaaggcatgcatatttcaaggatgtgttatacTACACATACAAtactctccataatagctttgttttcttcaaatacaccatcttgattggactaAGAGTTTTCAACTTTTcggctttgtccggtattgggtgctatCCGGTACTGGGGGAAACCCCCCTACCCTTGGCTACGCCTATAAGTGCAACCACTACTTCGCTATCCATTCAGTGAATGGGCTTTAGGATGTTAGATCGACCCGTGGACTCTATCGGTTACTCTTGCCTCAAATCAACCAACAAGCTGCATTTAGTTAGCTATGTTCAAGGTACGGCGGCCCCTATCCATTCACTTGGTCGTATTATAAAATCACCAAGAGTTGTGCTGCTTGATCGGTTGAAAACTTGCGGACATTTCTACCAACACAGTGGGTCGGAAAAAAGACCCATAAACAACCAGTCCCCATCGAGGACGCTGATGGCATGACCACGACAACATCGTTTCCTTTCACCGCTGCTCAAACCAGCTCTGGATGGACTAGCAGTCTCttgttttgctattttgttgGGCCATTTATCGTTTTCTCGATTGTAACACTCTTCCGGTGTCAGACTGTTATGATCTGCGAGCTTTGTTCATTGGCGAACTATAAATATTATAGCTCCGCTACCGTTAGAGAACTTCAACAGAATGGATATCACACCAATGTGCAATGCATTTTGAAGTAAGATGCTTTATCGTTGAAGTGGATACTTACCAGAAAGTGTGCTAAAATAAAAACTACCGCCTGCAATTCCATGGTGCTCTCATTGGAATGCCTGgaagaaaacattgaaaagaGAAGCGATTAATTAATGTTCAACTACCAGGGGTGGGAAGTTCGTTGCATTTTATAGGCTCTAGGATGGGCAAGTGTAGATTTATGACATTGCGCAGAGGTAGAAAACAGTATAAGCATAGGAAATTGATCATCAATGTCGGCAGCTTGCAAACGAACATCCTAGAGAGTCACGTAAAGATGTCGCGTTAATCAACTTTTAACAGGGTCACTCCTTCtacattttattatatttctattaacgagattttcagtCCCAGGCTGGTTCATCAGTTTCCGGTACCGACCCTTTGGGTGTGTACAGGTTCTAAGGTAGCCGTAGAATAATGGTACTGATAGTTTTtcgtcgaatgctttttcttttCCCATTAGAATAACCttaagatttgttggaacgaatcaacttgattacacgtaaaagttgatgagtggtcgattgtttatgacaaaatttgaactgttcaaaatattaattttcgttgatgtggacgattattctgttcaaaattatattttcaaaaagttcactgATACAGGacagcaagctgattggacgataggtggaagcttctgcaggatttttgtctggtttcaaatttagtacaaccttggcatttttccatttgtcaggaactataccaactgcaaacatttgttaaacatatcaaccaagaatgataagctactctctggagttcttgatgaggatgtaagaAATTTCGTCaacgccaggggctttcatatatttgatttgtttttaataatagttgcTACGTCTTCCAAACCAGTCTCCcagtgcatttggtgcgggggtgaatctttcttgaccgcagtttcttctggagcccatagtaggcacgacttccactgatgatgcgccttcgtatttcccgactaacattgttgtcagccgtcaacaaggatccgaggtagacgaactcgtcccaCCACCCCGAAGAAATCctcgtctatcgtgacactgcttcccaggcgggccctgtcgcgctcagttccgcctaccagcatgtactttgttttcgacgcgttcaccattagcccgactcttgttctTCTTTACCATCATTTCCATAAAATTAgtgtttgtgaaattttcagctttttcggtgctGATTTAAagatggcccaaagacaatgtgggtttatatggaaattactatggagaaatgatgaaaaatgttcaaaacacatcagtactttaaagttttcacaaattgtCAATCCCGTAGTTTAACCTCATTGTTCAAAcattaatgaaggatgttgctgaagaaaaatCCCTTTCGAGCCAATTTTGTTCAAGATCTTGTAGATATTTGTAGGACTATAATCTCATACAGtagggattcgctcgttggagcTCCGCTACATGGTTGGACGTTcactggttggaaaatattccaactaaaaagcactcgaatgtcaagagTAGATGTCAAACTGACCATGACGTCTGAgcaccgtcgcattgaagtctacATATATAGGACAAATGTGCATGTATACGTGCAAATCGTGACGATTCGTTCTCCAGATGCCTGAGTCTgcagcattttcaccagctgtcagtcgttccaatcAGCGGGTCAGATTCGCtggatggaaggcagtcgtgttccaaccagagAATCCCCGCTGTATTAAGCTGAATATAGTAAATaaattcatgaatttctcttcTCCTATCCGTCGAATTGAATTACtctcttcagcatttttttattatggtttgaagaataagtttaCATTTAACCCGTCAGAGACAACTCGAAATCTATTCAATAAAAATGCaccaataaaacatttttggaaaactgttgtatTTTGACACGATACTTATATCATACGCTGcataaaattatgattttattatatcataATGAAATATATCTGCCTAGCTAATATCtcgaattttatttagttgccAATCGTCAAAGCATGGAGCAACAAAATTTACATCAGCCCAAGCATAAGCACCTGTGTTCAACACCTTGTAGTTAAATCGTAAATAAAAAACATCGTTTCACAGATAGCAAATCATCTCCCACTGCGAGGGGGAGTTGTTGCCATCGGCCAACTGCATTACGCAATGAAAACAATCGTCAGCAGCCTCGAAATGCAATTTTTTTCGCCAAATAACTTGGTCACGATTTTATCTCCTCTAATTTTTGTGTCACTGCTAGCCGAAATACCTACATTCCATATCAGACCAACCAGTCAGTGGAGTGTTACTCGCCATGATGATTGCCAAAAACGAGAAAGCACGGTATGGgtggaaaaaaatttaaatgcaAATGACATCACAAAGCAACGGGTATGTAGCTACCTCGCGTCTCCCTCACCAAACGAGCATAGAGCAGAGAGGGTGCGAGGTGTTGCGCATCCGATTCATCAACCATTGCAGCAGAGgtattgtgaaaatcgtgaaacggggtaactttgatagcttTAAGGATGACAATGTGATTATTTCTGCATTTTGTattagtttgtttgttttattgttttaatcAAAGTGGCATATTGCATAACTTTTCGTTATGAATGGACTCAAATTTTACATATTaacgaaaatatattttcgattTGGGGTAACTTCCTAAGTAACACACAAGAACATGGTacgaaacaaattcaattgggttgaaaaaaagaagcaaatttgttttaaatagaAGCAGCATCGATCAGTGGCGTTTTGATACCAATGGAGGCAGTCAGATATTAATTTGCCAGCTCCCAAACAGGACTTGGTACTTTTCAGCACGAACTGTTTACTCTTCTCTAGTTAAAGGTAGGCTATTATGCAACGGAACAGCAAAAACAGTTTTTAGTTAAACAAACATGACAACAGTATTATAAGTCTATAAATATTTCGAAAATTATGAGTGCTTAGTTATCATTCTTTAAGATTGATATCTATATCAATCAATATTATTTTAGAACATATAATATTATGCGGCATGTTACATGCGGtaagtaaataaataatgattCCGTCAATACAATTCGAAACGACATCATGCGAAAGTCCACTGAATTCAAAGAGGCAAAATTTTCTTTTGATGATTTCGTTGCCTTTCGTGAAACTGGAAAAACAAAACCTCTCCACTATCCGTATTTGATGTTTGTGATATATGTTTTTTTGTTAATTAGATGGTattgaaaacatgtttatttttaGGTTACTTTATCCCCATGAATTATGCACTACGTTATAGAAAATAGGGTAACCAACAAGAAAGATGGAATATTACCCGTTTTTTCTACATGCAACATTTATCAATATATATATAATGCTTCTTTGAACACCTGGTAAAACAGTCAACTTTTATTTGAAGCATATTTTTGAGGTTTACGTTTTATTTCCTTTAATACTTTTCTTGCATAAAAATGCAGAATTTTTGGTTTAGTGAGGGGGTGCTCATGAACCACTTGAACTATATGGTCAGTTTGTCAGATTGTGGTATGTAAAATATCCTCTTTTGCCCTAACCCTGTCACGACGTCACCACCACAAACAATCCTGTAGGTCAGGCCTGCCCAATGTAAGGCTCGCGGACTGCCCGCCGCTTTCATTTTGTACGGCCCGTGAAGAGTATTAAGATCCTCCTCATATCTGACACTTCTGCTGCTCTATCGACTCgatgttaaaacatttcatGGCTGATTATTACAACTTTAGATTCTTCAATTTCAAgatattttattctgaaaattcTATACATTAGACTTCAatgcttttaaattttcttgctgtcttaaatgattgaaaacaattcattttccataaaatagcTAAATATCAAGAGAATAATTAcaagaattcttgaaattaacttcGTTAACTATCAATGAACAAAGCTGATTTAATATCAATTTCGAACAAATGTTTGTCGACAAAAAGTTTATGGATAAACACAATCTTACTGAATCATAGGTAGATTCTCGCAAACATTTAAGCATGAACAATTTTAACATGCAGGCTAATTGTAAGCTTGAAAAATTTTATACAGGATTCTTACATAAATTTCACGGAAAACTTTCTTACAAAACACAATTGTCACAAAATGTAGGTCATCTTGCTTTAGTAGAATTAGCAGAACCCTAGCCAGGATTATCACCGAATCTGGAATATTATTCTGGGAGAGGTTCTCACATAATCCttaatgaatttcataaaaaaattgtaaatttgtaTTGAGTGGGGTTCTGACCCAATCCTGAGAGCAATTTTTACAGAATCCTGTACTGGATACTCGcaatatttgaactttattctTAGAAACCCATAGAAAGAATTTTAAATAATGTTATcactttcatttgattttaccaaaaaatttgaaattgttgaattaaaaaaagtttggctTGTCCCACAATATTGCTTACAGATTTGGTCCGCAACTCAAGGATGGgcagtagagtgatgcaaattttgaaattttggctcccctatgcttaaacggtttcTCTTATGGCGAATAGcattctcccaaagtttgaataatttgaaagaaatttgactgtgcacaagccattttaagtttaCATGGAGATTAATATGAAAACGCCaacattttgtgttcagccctctatctctttatcattatattttatggaaaagttaacaaactttTCTTATGTAAAATCCTTCTAGCTACAATTTGCCAAAGattacattttgattggacgtcaggataaattgttattcgcGATTACAAAGTTGAGTTTGTATTTTACATGCTTcatcaactgttcggcaggcaacagagGAGCCCTGGtaggaagaatagatcaaagtaatccaggctgctatgttctacagcaaaaaggcAGTGTTGCTCTTAAAGTAAtggaatgatcatctcagcatgatttagactttgttatcaatgataacaaattatccttacgtcccataaaagtggtcttcggcaaagttgtagctgggaaaatttcacacgataagagtttgttcacttttccatagattattatgactaGCAGTTAGAGGACTAAGCACAAAAAGTttgctttttccatagtaatttccatataaacttcaaatggcgtgtgcacatcCAAAtctcttccaaatcatttcatatTTTGGAAGAATGAGTTTCAACATaatgacaccgtttaagcaaaaacttcaaaatttgcatcagtctaatgggcAGCCTGCTGTAGATTTTTGAGAGAGGGTTTAAATGGGCTCTCCAGAGGTTTCTAGAAACCtaagatgttttcaaagtttcttaGCGATTCTGAGAGTATTACTGCAGACTCAAAGGGTTTTGCCAATTCCTACAGATTAGCTGTGATCTTCAAAGTTATTCCAGGAGTAACTCAGGTCTCAAGGAGAGCGCAGAGGGTCCTAAAGCACTAAAAAAGTGCCAGAAGTTACCAAACAATTGTCAATGAATTTCAGGActctcctcaagattctgatgaaTTTATGGAATTTCTATAAGTTCAGCTGGGACGCATCTAGAAGTATTCAGATTTTCAAAAGGTATTTAGATGTTtcctagaaattttaaaatcaatctcAGTGGTTCCAAAGTGTTTCAGAATTTCCCAATAGTGCTTAAGAAGTTCTTAGATGTTCTCTCTCGCCCAAAGGTTTCTAGCATAGTGATTTGCAATTGTGTCCTTGTAAATCAATATGATCAATCACAGTTTTGCATTTATAAGTTGATTTTGGATTACTTTTAGAAAAAGTCTGGGGTAGTCATCAgaaatccttcagaaaatcAAATAATCTCTTTGGGAATCTTTGGTATTTTACTCTGAAAATCTCTGAGAGCttaataaatattatttgagAACTCTTAGAAAACTATTGAAATCCTCTGAGTATTCTTCTGAACCATTGAAAACCCTTGGGAATGCTTTGCATTATGCGCTTTGCTTAGCCCTTAGTTTCCTGTACTAGTTCTTGAATTTCATTGGGTATATTATATatagtgggattccgtttttagcaacaaagtcaaaattttcagtTGTCGAAAAACGGAACCCtaccaaaatcggaacccatattaaccatttcatttttcaataattgttttCGGAATATATTAGGATGTTTTCACACCATTCTTATGTAACCATATGATAGCCAGACTTTCTAAGCGGTCATTTTGAATCATGTAGCCGTATGGTAGAATTATGCTGTGAATCTTTAGACACGTATTATTAAATGTGACAGACGTTCTGCACACTCTCTATCACTTAAAtgtcttcaatgatttttataagtTCTATGTACACAATTTGTATGTATGGGTGACGTTGGAACAATAATCGCCTTAatgacctttattcaagaactggaAAATTCCGTCAATCCGTCAACACTCCGTCATCTGTATTCTGGCAGAAACGTATTAACAAACATATTTTCTGAATCTGGGTATCgcaaaattgaatgatttataCATAATAACCATTGAAAATCAGTTTATCCTCTAAGCCCCAACGTCAAATTAGACCAAATTACGTTAAGAATGTCTCCTTTGAATTCTGTGTTGCAATTTTTGcatacaaaaataat
This DNA window, taken from Aedes aegypti strain LVP_AGWG unplaced genomic scaffold, AaegL5.0 Primary Assembly AGWG_AaegL5_hic_scaff_2045_PBJ_arrow, whole genome shotgun sequence, encodes the following:
- the LOC110680926 gene encoding tubulin beta-3 chain-like, yielding ETICEEHCLNERGQFIGKHFLPLQRINVYFEEAPCCNLVPRAIFADLEPGAMVGLKCSRFGQLFSPESMVNGMLGAGNNWARGYHTEGAEMLDRIMNVARKWWKVVIVPRGSKWCIRLAVEPDPDWEH